A genomic segment from Aliidongia dinghuensis encodes:
- the benC gene encoding benzoate 1,2-dioxygenase electron transfer component BenC, with translation MGFKIALNFEDGVTRFVESAQGESVADAAYRQGINIPIDCRDGACGTCKSFCEAGEYDGGSYIEDALSDDEAAEGYCLTCQMRPKTDCVVRIAASSEVCKTKASDIEGEVISVERLSASTISLSLKLPDVSRLAFLPGQYVSIRVPGTMETRAYSFSSPPGAETATFLIRNVPGGVMSGYLTEAAKPGDRLVLRGPLGGFYLRDVKRPVLMLAGGTGLAPFLSMLGQLAATGSAQPIHLIYGVTTDADLVEIPALEQLARAIPNFTFATCVADAGSNHPLKGYVTHHLTAEHLNAGEVDVYLCGPPPMVEAVRIYFRDQGVSPVNFHYEKFAPSAEASAP, from the coding sequence ATGGGCTTCAAGATTGCGCTCAATTTCGAAGACGGTGTCACCCGTTTCGTCGAGAGCGCTCAGGGCGAGAGCGTGGCCGATGCCGCCTATCGCCAGGGCATCAACATCCCGATCGACTGCCGCGACGGCGCCTGCGGCACCTGCAAGAGCTTCTGCGAGGCCGGCGAATACGACGGCGGATCCTACATTGAGGACGCGCTCAGCGACGATGAGGCGGCGGAGGGCTATTGCCTGACCTGCCAGATGCGCCCCAAGACCGACTGCGTCGTGCGCATCGCGGCCTCGTCGGAGGTGTGCAAGACCAAGGCGAGCGACATCGAAGGCGAGGTCATCTCAGTCGAGCGCCTGTCGGCGAGCACGATCAGCCTGTCCCTGAAGCTGCCGGACGTGAGCCGGCTCGCCTTCCTGCCCGGGCAATACGTCAGCATCCGCGTGCCGGGCACGATGGAGACGCGCGCCTATTCCTTCAGCTCGCCGCCGGGGGCGGAGACCGCGACCTTCCTGATCCGCAACGTGCCGGGTGGGGTGATGAGCGGCTATCTGACCGAGGCGGCCAAGCCCGGCGACCGGCTCGTGCTGCGCGGGCCGCTCGGCGGCTTCTACCTGCGCGACGTCAAGCGGCCGGTCCTGATGCTGGCCGGCGGCACGGGCCTGGCACCGTTCCTGTCCATGCTGGGTCAGCTCGCGGCGACCGGCAGCGCTCAGCCGATCCACCTGATCTATGGTGTCACGACCGACGCCGACCTGGTCGAGATCCCGGCACTCGAGCAGCTCGCCCGTGCTATTCCAAACTTCACCTTCGCGACCTGCGTCGCCGACGCCGGCAGCAACCATCCGCTCAAGGGCTATGTCACCCATCACCTGACGGCGGAGCATCTGAACGCCGGCGAGGTCGACGTCTATCTGTGCGGGCCCCCGCCGATGGTCGAGGCCGTGCGCATCTATTTCCGCGACCAGGGCGTCTCGCCCGTGAACTTCCATTACGAGAAGTTCGCGCCCAGCGCCGAAGCGAGCGCGCCATGA
- the benB gene encoding benzoate 1,2-dioxygenase small subunit, producing MTISYETLQAFLYREARLLDDKQWDEWLTLYRPDAEFWMPAWDDDGELVNDPHREISLIYYANRNGIEDRVFRIKTERSSATSLPEARTSHNISNIEILDREPGSCRVRFNWVTFSFKYKTADTYFGTSFYTLDTTGETPLIAKKKVVLKNDYIRHVIDIYHI from the coding sequence ATGACGATTTCCTACGAAACGCTTCAGGCGTTCCTCTATCGCGAGGCCCGTCTGCTCGACGACAAGCAGTGGGACGAATGGCTGACGCTCTATCGCCCGGATGCCGAGTTCTGGATGCCGGCCTGGGACGATGACGGCGAGCTGGTCAATGACCCGCACCGCGAGATCTCGTTGATCTATTACGCGAACCGCAACGGCATCGAAGACCGTGTGTTCCGGATCAAGACCGAGCGGTCGAGCGCGACCAGCCTGCCCGAGGCCAGGACCTCGCACAACATCAGCAATATCGAGATCCTCGACCGGGAGCCCGGCAGCTGCCGCGTTCGGTTCAACTGGGTGACGTTCAGCTTCAAATACAAGACCGCGGATACTTACTTCGGCACGTCGTTCTACACGCTCGACACCACGGGCGAGACCCCGCTGATCGCGAAGAAGAAGGTCGTGCTCAAGAACGATTACATCCGCCACGTCATCGACATCTATCACATCTGA
- a CDS encoding TadE/TadG family type IV pilus assembly protein — MSRALKSLARDKRGTVTAEFAAVAALFFSIVFFVIGLSVLGWARSALELSAFQTARCVAIGSTDCTSPSQYASTILQSWGASSLLPPVQVSVQSASSCGATSGGYVQVTVASSASGLWNVSPFLSSIVLSASACYPSSA; from the coding sequence ATGAGTCGCGCCCTCAAAAGCCTTGCGCGCGATAAGCGCGGCACCGTCACGGCCGAGTTCGCCGCGGTCGCCGCACTCTTTTTCAGCATTGTCTTCTTCGTGATCGGCTTGAGCGTGCTCGGCTGGGCGCGCAGCGCTCTCGAACTGAGCGCGTTCCAGACGGCACGATGTGTCGCGATCGGTTCGACCGACTGCACGAGCCCGTCCCAATATGCGTCGACCATCCTGCAATCCTGGGGTGCGAGCTCGCTCCTTCCCCCGGTCCAGGTGAGCGTTCAATCCGCTTCCTCGTGCGGCGCCACGTCCGGCGGATATGTGCAGGTGACAGTTGCCTCCTCGGCATCGGGCTTGTGGAACGTCTCGCCCTTCCTGAGCAGCATCGTGCTCAGTGCCAGCGCATGCTATCCGAGTTCCGCGTAA
- the benA gene encoding benzoate 1,2-dioxygenase large subunit: protein MSTDLLERLETAVVEDETNGIYRCRRDIFTDPELFELEMKHIFEGNWIFLAHESQIPNKNDYFTTYMGRTPIFIARNKDGVLNAFINACSHRGAMLCRHKRANKATYTCPFHGWTFNTSGKLLKVKDPDGAGYPEGFNCEGSHDLTKVARFESYRGFLYGSLNPDVVPLEEYLGEAAKMIDLIVDQAPEGLEVLNGSSTYVYDGNWKLQIENGADGYHVSTVHWNYVATTGQRKACAEKVEVADTGSWAKHGGGFYSFDHGHLLLWTKFANPDFRPNFHRRADYVSQFGEARADWMLVNSRNLCLYPNLYLMDQFSTQIRVVRPISLTQTEVTIYCFGHKGESQADREKRIRQYEDFFNVSGMGTPDDLEEFRNCQLSFHGGDAKWNDLSRGATHWVRGADEHAEAIGLKPLLSGVRAEDEGLFVIQHEHWRDTMRRAVVADTERA, encoded by the coding sequence ATGTCGACCGACCTGCTGGAGCGGCTCGAGACAGCCGTCGTCGAGGACGAAACCAACGGCATCTATCGCTGCCGGCGCGACATCTTCACCGATCCGGAGCTCTTCGAGCTCGAGATGAAGCACATCTTCGAGGGTAACTGGATCTTCCTTGCCCATGAGAGCCAGATCCCGAACAAGAACGACTATTTCACGACCTACATGGGTCGCACGCCGATCTTCATTGCCCGCAACAAGGACGGCGTGCTCAACGCCTTCATCAACGCCTGCAGCCATCGCGGCGCCATGCTGTGCCGGCACAAGCGGGCGAACAAGGCGACTTATACCTGCCCGTTCCACGGCTGGACCTTCAACACGTCGGGCAAGCTCTTGAAGGTCAAGGATCCGGACGGCGCGGGATATCCGGAGGGCTTCAACTGCGAGGGCTCGCACGACCTGACCAAGGTGGCGCGCTTCGAATCCTATCGCGGCTTCCTGTACGGCAGCCTCAATCCCGACGTCGTGCCGCTCGAGGAGTATTTGGGCGAGGCGGCGAAGATGATCGACCTGATCGTCGATCAGGCGCCGGAAGGGCTCGAGGTCCTGAACGGCTCATCGACCTACGTCTATGATGGGAACTGGAAGCTGCAGATTGAGAACGGCGCGGACGGCTATCACGTCAGCACCGTGCACTGGAACTATGTCGCGACCACGGGTCAGCGCAAGGCCTGCGCCGAGAAGGTCGAGGTCGCGGACACAGGCTCCTGGGCCAAGCACGGCGGCGGCTTCTATTCGTTCGACCACGGCCACCTGCTGCTCTGGACCAAGTTCGCCAATCCCGACTTTCGGCCGAACTTCCATCGGCGCGCCGACTACGTGAGCCAGTTCGGCGAGGCGCGCGCGGACTGGATGCTCGTCAACTCGCGCAACCTCTGCCTTTATCCGAACCTCTATCTGATGGACCAGTTCTCGACGCAGATCCGCGTCGTCCGTCCGATCTCGCTCACCCAGACCGAGGTTACGATCTACTGCTTCGGCCACAAGGGCGAGAGCCAGGCCGACCGCGAGAAGCGCATCCGCCAGTACGAGGACTTCTTCAACGTCAGCGGCATGGGCACGCCGGACGATCTGGAGGAATTCCGGAATTGCCAGTTGTCGTTCCACGGCGGGGACGCGAAATGGAATGACTTGAGCCGCGGTGCCACCCACTGGGTCAGGGGCGCCGACGAGCATGCCGAGGCGATCGGCTTGAAGCCGCTGCTCTCCGGCGTGCGCGCCGAGGACGAGGGCCTGTTCGTCATTCAGCACGAGCATTGGCGCGACACGATGCGTCGTGCCGTCGTGGCCGACACCGAGCGCGCGTAA
- the catA gene encoding catechol 1,2-dioxygenase has translation MHKKQIEELAVRISGTQSKPADARVKAIVDRLLVDIFTVIDDFDVTPEEFWSALSYLTELGQSNEYALLAAGLGIEHYFDIRLDEKEAAAGIETGGTPRTIEGPLYVGGAPVSTGEARLDDDPDVGEILFMEGQVTDTAGRPLAGATVEVWHANTKGNYSFFDKSQSPFNLRRTIKTDAEGRYRFRSIMPSGYGCPPTGPTQHLLDRLGRHGQRPAHIHFMVSADGYRQLTTQINIEGDAYLHDDFAFATRDGLIPAVTHHTDPSALKDRGVNGPFATITFDFTLPHAVAGVPATLIDRPRAQVG, from the coding sequence ATGCACAAGAAGCAGATCGAGGAACTGGCCGTCCGCATCAGCGGCACGCAGAGCAAGCCCGCCGACGCGCGCGTCAAGGCGATCGTCGACCGCCTGCTGGTCGACATCTTCACGGTGATCGACGATTTCGATGTGACGCCCGAGGAATTCTGGTCGGCCCTGAGCTATCTGACCGAGCTCGGCCAGTCGAACGAATACGCGCTGCTCGCGGCCGGCCTCGGCATCGAGCATTACTTCGACATCCGGCTCGACGAGAAGGAAGCGGCGGCCGGCATCGAGACCGGCGGCACGCCGCGCACGATCGAGGGGCCGCTCTATGTCGGCGGCGCGCCGGTCTCGACCGGCGAAGCGCGGCTCGACGACGACCCAGACGTCGGTGAGATCCTGTTCATGGAGGGCCAGGTGACCGACACGGCCGGCCGGCCGCTCGCCGGCGCCACGGTCGAGGTCTGGCACGCCAATACCAAGGGCAACTATTCGTTCTTCGACAAGAGCCAGAGCCCGTTCAACCTGCGCCGGACGATCAAGACCGACGCCGAAGGCCGCTATCGCTTCCGCAGCATCATGCCGTCCGGCTACGGCTGCCCGCCGACAGGACCGACGCAGCATCTGCTCGACCGCTTGGGCCGCCACGGCCAGCGCCCGGCGCACATCCATTTCATGGTGTCGGCCGACGGCTACCGGCAGCTCACGACCCAGATCAACATCGAGGGCGACGCCTACCTGCATGACGATTTCGCCTTCGCCACCCGCGACGGCCTGATCCCGGCGGTGACCCATCACACGGACCCGAGCGCGCTCAAGGATCGGGGCGTCAACGGGCCGTTCGCGACCATCACGTTCGATTTCACCTTGCCCCATGCGGTTGCCGGCGTGCCGGCGACGCTGATCGATCGACCGCGCGCCCAAGTGGGCTGA
- a CDS encoding 1,6-dihydroxycyclohexa-2,4-diene-1-carboxylate dehydrogenase, with translation MTRRFDDKVMVVTGAAQGIGHRVAERAAAEGAAVVLADRAQFLPEVAAELAKAGGTVLAVTADLETYAGAVEVMARAAERFGRIDILVNNVGGTIWAKPYAEYREPEIEAEVRRSLFPTLWGCHAVLPHMLRRGHGVIVNVSSVATRGVHRVPYAAAKGGVNAVTASLAFEYAEHGIRVVGTAPGGTEAPPRRVPRNPADQSEDEARWYRRIVEQTTESSLMKRYGTLDEQAAAILFLASDEASYITGTILPVAGGDLG, from the coding sequence ATGACCCGCCGGTTCGACGACAAGGTCATGGTGGTGACCGGTGCCGCCCAAGGCATCGGCCATCGGGTCGCCGAGCGTGCCGCGGCGGAAGGTGCCGCCGTTGTGCTGGCCGACCGGGCCCAATTCCTCCCCGAGGTCGCGGCGGAGCTCGCGAAGGCCGGCGGCACCGTGCTCGCGGTCACGGCCGATCTCGAGACCTATGCCGGCGCGGTCGAGGTGATGGCCCGGGCAGCCGAGCGGTTCGGCCGGATCGACATCCTGGTCAACAATGTCGGCGGCACGATCTGGGCCAAGCCCTATGCCGAGTACCGGGAGCCGGAGATCGAGGCCGAGGTGCGCCGCTCGCTGTTCCCGACGCTCTGGGGCTGCCATGCGGTGCTGCCGCACATGCTCCGACGCGGGCATGGCGTCATCGTCAACGTGTCGTCGGTCGCGACGCGCGGCGTCCATCGTGTGCCCTATGCGGCGGCCAAGGGCGGGGTCAACGCCGTCACCGCGTCGCTCGCCTTCGAATATGCCGAGCACGGCATCCGCGTCGTCGGCACGGCGCCAGGCGGCACCGAGGCGCCGCCACGCCGCGTGCCGCGCAACCCGGCGGACCAGAGCGAGGATGAGGCGCGCTGGTACCGGCGCATCGTCGAGCAGACGACGGAGTCGAGCCTGATGAAGCGGTACGGTACACTCGACGAACAGGCGGCCGCGATTCTATTCCTGGCCTCCGACGAGGCCTCCTACATCACCGGCACGATCCTGCCGGTGGCGGGCGGCGACCTCGGCTGA
- a CDS encoding AAA family ATPase, translated as MQIAAERKELEDSAARERFAAFVTDEASIELIRQCAGDMGLPANAVHRGDIGAAIAYLEKTRSPKSLIVDLTGAEPALTRIQQLAEVCEPGVSVVAIGDRNDVGLYRDLLGVGISDYIVKPIPLVLLQKAMNGLLGIADVGHTPLGQKLGKVISVVGMRGGVGASMLATNLAWGFANKRHRRVALVDLDLKFGACGLMLGVKAESGLREALERPVRVDEQFIQRATIQCGDRLSLLTCLESVNDPITVDPAALPRLVDLLRREFHYVVLDAPRGNSAMLAQALELASARVLVVDQTTHAIRDTLALRKSYNLTQDDGRNLMVLNRFGESGKVGIPTKEMEEVLRARFDTIVPFDAKSVMFAANAGIPLLTRRGPAAKAIEQLAEKLGGQAPQQRRPWWRLFGK; from the coding sequence ATGCAGATAGCGGCGGAGCGAAAAGAACTCGAGGATTCGGCAGCGCGGGAACGTTTCGCGGCGTTCGTGACCGATGAGGCGAGCATCGAGCTTATTCGCCAGTGCGCCGGCGACATGGGGCTGCCGGCGAACGCGGTGCATCGCGGCGACATCGGTGCGGCGATCGCGTATCTGGAGAAGACCCGCTCGCCGAAATCGCTGATCGTCGATCTCACGGGCGCCGAGCCGGCGCTGACCCGGATCCAGCAGCTGGCGGAAGTGTGCGAGCCGGGCGTCTCGGTCGTCGCCATCGGCGACCGCAACGACGTCGGGCTTTATCGCGACCTGCTGGGCGTCGGCATCAGCGACTATATCGTGAAGCCCATTCCGCTCGTGCTGCTGCAAAAAGCGATGAATGGGCTGCTCGGCATCGCCGACGTCGGCCATACGCCGCTCGGCCAGAAACTCGGCAAGGTCATCAGCGTGGTCGGCATGCGCGGCGGCGTCGGCGCCTCGATGCTCGCGACCAATCTCGCCTGGGGCTTCGCCAACAAGCGGCATCGCCGGGTAGCGCTCGTCGATCTCGACCTCAAGTTCGGCGCCTGCGGCCTCATGCTGGGCGTCAAGGCCGAAAGCGGCTTGCGCGAGGCGCTCGAGCGGCCGGTGCGCGTCGACGAGCAGTTCATCCAGCGGGCCACGATTCAGTGCGGCGACCGCCTGTCGCTCTTGACCTGCCTGGAAAGTGTCAACGACCCGATCACCGTCGATCCCGCAGCACTGCCCCGGCTGGTCGACCTGCTGCGCCGGGAATTCCACTATGTCGTGCTGGACGCGCCGCGCGGAAACAGCGCGATGCTGGCCCAGGCGCTCGAACTCGCAAGCGCGCGCGTCCTGGTCGTCGACCAGACCACGCATGCCATCCGCGACACGCTGGCGCTGCGCAAGTCTTACAACCTGACCCAGGACGACGGCCGTAACCTGATGGTGCTCAACCGGTTCGGCGAGTCGGGCAAGGTCGGCATCCCGACCAAGGAGATGGAAGAGGTGCTGCGCGCCCGGTTCGACACGATCGTGCCGTTCGACGCGAAGAGCGTCATGTTCGCGGCCAATGCCGGCATCCCGCTTCTGACCCGCCGCGGGCCGGCGGCCAAGGCGATCGAGCAACTGGCCGAGAAGCTCGGCGGGCAGGCGCCGCAGCAGCGCCGGCCCTGGTGGCGCCTGTTCGGCAAATAA
- a CDS encoding pilus assembly protein TadG-related protein: MAARAPAREALTRVVAETRGSVAVLTAICLPLLLMLVGLAVELTNWTAIRRELQRTADLAALAGTAQFAAANASNAAANAAASLAELNGVTGAASRTWNASTATLTDNDITVTIGGGIRNAADTLVTVTVTETVPLILTKLLTSAASVTVSATSAAEYMSVPACILALKTSSTGITGQGNPDLSLTGCSLRSNSNISAGGSAIISAPYLFANGTITGSGIDGSAYPNSGTIADPYASNAAIQAAFSQVASSSGPSFSDSPKGVDTLSPGSYSSWNIKGTVTLDPGIYYVNGSISFGSQASVSGNGVTIVTSGSVSGTGGASLSLSAATTADATNGAIPGIVFAGNSTASSSLSGNNSPSITGVVYYPNGTLFFQGDAQGGSSGCLQVVAAAITLSGNSQMATNCSAYGTPIFGDRSPLIGLVR, translated from the coding sequence ATGGCCGCGCGCGCTCCCGCTCGAGAGGCCCTGACGCGCGTGGTCGCCGAGACGCGCGGCTCCGTCGCCGTCCTGACGGCGATATGCCTGCCGCTGCTCCTGATGCTGGTTGGCCTCGCTGTCGAACTGACGAATTGGACGGCCATCCGCCGGGAATTGCAGCGGACGGCCGACTTGGCCGCCCTCGCCGGGACAGCGCAGTTCGCTGCAGCAAACGCCTCGAATGCCGCAGCTAATGCCGCAGCTTCGCTCGCCGAGCTCAACGGCGTCACGGGCGCTGCCAGCCGCACCTGGAACGCGTCGACCGCGACGCTCACCGACAACGACATCACCGTCACGATCGGCGGCGGCATTCGCAACGCCGCCGACACGCTCGTGACGGTGACGGTCACAGAGACGGTGCCGCTCATCCTGACCAAATTGCTCACCTCTGCGGCCAGCGTGACGGTCAGTGCGACAAGTGCGGCGGAGTATATGTCCGTCCCGGCCTGCATCCTGGCGCTCAAGACCAGCAGCACGGGGATTACCGGGCAAGGCAATCCGGACCTGTCTCTGACCGGATGTAGCCTGCGCTCGAATAGCAACATATCGGCAGGCGGAAGCGCCATTATCTCCGCGCCCTACCTGTTTGCCAACGGGACGATCACCGGCTCGGGCATCGACGGGTCGGCTTACCCCAATTCGGGCACCATCGCCGACCCCTACGCATCGAACGCGGCGATCCAAGCGGCGTTCAGCCAGGTTGCTTCCAGCAGCGGCCCGTCATTCTCCGATAGCCCGAAGGGCGTCGACACGTTGTCCCCGGGCTCCTATTCCAGCTGGAACATCAAGGGGACGGTCACGCTCGATCCGGGCATCTATTACGTAAATGGCTCGATCTCGTTCGGCTCGCAGGCCAGCGTCTCGGGCAACGGCGTCACGATCGTTACCAGCGGCTCGGTCAGCGGGACGGGCGGCGCATCGCTCTCCTTGTCCGCCGCCACGACAGCCGATGCGACGAACGGCGCGATCCCGGGCATCGTCTTCGCCGGAAACTCAACGGCGAGCTCGTCCTTGAGCGGCAACAATTCGCCAAGCATAACGGGCGTCGTTTATTACCCCAACGGCACGCTTTTCTTCCAGGGCGACGCCCAGGGCGGTTCATCCGGCTGCCTCCAAGTGGTTGCGGCCGCGATCACGCTCTCCGGCAACAGCCAGATGGCAACGAACTGCTCGGCCTACGGCACCCCGATATTCGGCGACAGATCACCCTTGATAGGCCTCGTCAGATGA
- a CDS encoding muconate/chloromuconate family cycloisomerase — MLRIERIDTYLVDLPTIRPHVLSMATMHRQTVTLVKIRCADGLTGIGEGTTIGGMSYGDESPESIKLAIDTYIAPILLASDPSRVAVTMAAVGRSVVGNHFAKAAVEMALLDAQGKRVGLPVSELLGGRQRDSLPVAWTLASGDTGRDIEEAEQMLARRRHNIFKLKIGKRAVEDDVAHVAAIKRALGDRASVRVDINQAWDETAAARGMALLEEAGVDLVEQPIARGNRPGMARLAARFIVPIMADEALRGPEDAFDIAARAAADVFAVKVAQSGGLQAAGRVGAIADAAGIGLYGGTMLEAAVGTAASAHLFATFPRLAWGTELFGPLLLTEEILAEPLTYGDFVLQVPDRPGLGIELDDARVEHFRRDRR, encoded by the coding sequence ATGCTGCGCATCGAACGGATCGATACCTATCTGGTGGATCTTCCGACCATTCGGCCGCATGTGCTGTCGATGGCGACGATGCATCGGCAGACGGTCACACTGGTCAAGATCCGCTGCGCCGACGGCCTTACCGGCATCGGCGAGGGCACGACGATCGGCGGCATGAGCTATGGCGACGAGAGCCCCGAGAGCATCAAGCTCGCGATCGACACCTATATCGCGCCGATCCTGCTCGCATCTGACCCGTCACGGGTCGCTGTGACCATGGCCGCGGTCGGCCGCTCGGTCGTCGGCAATCATTTCGCCAAGGCGGCGGTCGAGATGGCGCTGCTCGATGCGCAAGGCAAGCGCGTCGGCCTGCCGGTCTCCGAACTGCTCGGCGGCCGCCAGCGCGACAGCCTGCCGGTCGCCTGGACGCTGGCCAGCGGCGATACGGGCCGCGACATCGAAGAGGCGGAGCAGATGCTGGCCCGGCGCCGGCACAATATCTTCAAGCTCAAGATCGGCAAGCGGGCGGTCGAGGACGACGTCGCCCATGTGGCCGCGATCAAGCGGGCGCTCGGCGACCGGGCGAGCGTCAGGGTCGATATCAACCAGGCCTGGGACGAGACGGCGGCCGCGCGCGGCATGGCCCTCCTGGAAGAGGCCGGCGTCGACCTCGTCGAGCAGCCGATCGCCCGTGGCAACCGGCCGGGCATGGCCCGGCTCGCTGCACGCTTCATCGTGCCGATCATGGCCGACGAGGCGCTGCGCGGACCGGAGGACGCGTTCGACATCGCGGCGCGCGCCGCGGCCGACGTGTTCGCGGTCAAGGTCGCCCAGTCGGGCGGCTTGCAGGCCGCGGGCCGGGTCGGCGCCATCGCGGATGCCGCCGGCATCGGGCTCTACGGCGGCACCATGCTGGAGGCGGCGGTCGGCACGGCGGCCTCCGCCCATCTCTTCGCGACCTTTCCGCGGCTTGCCTGGGGCACGGAGCTGTTCGGCCCGCTGCTGCTCACCGAGGAGATCCTGGCCGAGCCGCTCACTTACGGCGATTTCGTGCTCCAAGTGCCGGACCGGCCGGGCCTGGGCATCGAGCTCGACGACGCGCGCGTCGAACATTTCCGGCGCGACCGGCGCTAG
- a CDS encoding BKACE family enzyme, giving the protein MRPVPITVAITGSVPRKKDNPAVPVTVAEQIESTHEAFEAGATIVHIHVRNPDESSSSDPALFAAVQDGVRKHCPGMIVQFSTGGRGRDPAARASALSLAPDMASLATGSVNFPSIIYENQPALIDTLASEMKKYGTRPEIEAFDLSHLHGARRLIEAGLIDERPHVQFVMGIKNALPAEEPIIDLMLNELRRVLPRATWTAAGIGRHQAEVMEWVLARRGDAVRTGLEDNIRITKDRLARSNAELVEAAAALCARYDARPATPAEARALLGLPA; this is encoded by the coding sequence ATGCGACCCGTGCCCATCACCGTCGCCATCACCGGCTCCGTGCCGCGCAAGAAGGACAATCCCGCGGTGCCGGTCACCGTCGCCGAGCAGATCGAGTCGACGCACGAAGCGTTCGAGGCCGGCGCCACGATCGTGCATATCCATGTCCGCAATCCGGACGAAAGCTCGTCGTCGGACCCGGCGTTGTTCGCGGCCGTGCAGGACGGCGTGCGCAAGCATTGCCCGGGCATGATCGTGCAATTCTCGACCGGCGGCCGCGGCCGGGATCCGGCCGCCCGGGCAAGCGCCCTCTCGCTCGCTCCCGACATGGCCTCGCTCGCCACCGGCTCGGTCAATTTCCCGAGCATCATCTACGAGAACCAGCCGGCGCTGATCGACACGCTCGCGAGCGAGATGAAGAAGTACGGCACGCGGCCGGAGATCGAGGCGTTCGACCTCTCGCATCTGCACGGTGCGCGCCGGCTCATCGAGGCCGGCCTCATCGACGAGCGGCCGCATGTGCAGTTCGTCATGGGCATCAAGAACGCGCTGCCGGCCGAGGAGCCGATCATCGACCTGATGCTGAACGAGCTCAGGCGTGTGCTGCCGCGCGCGACCTGGACCGCGGCCGGCATCGGGCGCCATCAGGCCGAGGTGATGGAATGGGTGCTGGCGCGCCGCGGCGACGCCGTGCGCACCGGGCTCGAGGACAATATCCGCATCACCAAGGACCGGCTTGCCCGCAGCAATGCCGAACTGGTCGAGGCCGCAGCGGCACTCTGCGCCCGCTACGACGCCAGGCCGGCGACCCCGGCGGAGGCGCGAGCGCTGTTGGGTCTGCCGGCCTGA
- the catC gene encoding muconolactone Delta-isomerase yields the protein MLFQVEMDVHLPHDMPAERADELKRVEKARCQQLMRDGTWRHLWRIAGRYANVSVFDVTSHDALHEILTSLPLFPFMTMKVTALCRHPSSIRDDDR from the coding sequence ATGCTGTTTCAGGTCGAGATGGACGTTCACCTGCCGCACGACATGCCGGCCGAGCGCGCCGACGAATTGAAGCGGGTCGAGAAGGCACGGTGCCAGCAGCTGATGCGCGACGGCACTTGGCGCCACCTGTGGCGCATCGCCGGCCGCTACGCGAACGTCAGCGTCTTCGACGTCACGAGCCACGACGCGCTGCACGAGATCCTGACGTCGCTGCCGCTCTTTCCCTTCATGACCATGAAGGTGACGGCGCTCTGCCGCCACCCCTCGTCAATCCGCGACGACGATCGTTAA
- a CDS encoding TadE/TadG family type IV pilus assembly protein gives MIAHRHRICGEAAGTAAVEFALIAPLLLLVVGILCDFGFAFRAKAELAESVAAGMQYATLASTNVSTTQVTTIVAQKLSLPSGNVTVSGPSCYCVTGTPAATTPIACSSICSDGSSPGLYLNIAATYTYTTQLPALSHLVNPTFQETAFVRLR, from the coding sequence ATGATTGCCCATCGACATCGGATATGCGGCGAGGCGGCCGGCACCGCGGCGGTCGAATTTGCCCTCATCGCCCCCCTCCTATTGCTCGTGGTCGGCATCCTGTGCGATTTCGGCTTCGCCTTTCGCGCAAAGGCCGAGCTGGCCGAGTCGGTCGCGGCGGGCATGCAGTATGCGACGCTCGCGAGCACCAACGTATCGACCACGCAGGTCACAACAATCGTCGCCCAGAAGCTGAGCCTGCCGAGCGGCAATGTCACCGTCAGCGGCCCGAGCTGCTATTGCGTCACGGGCACGCCGGCCGCGACGACCCCCATCGCCTGTTCGAGCATCTGCTCCGACGGCTCGTCGCCAGGCCTCTACCTCAATATCGCCGCGACCTACACCTACACGACGCAGCTGCCGGCCTTGAGCCATCTCGTGAATCCGACGTTTCAAGAAACGGCTTTCGTGCGACTGAGATGA